Proteins encoded by one window of Amaranthus tricolor cultivar Red isolate AtriRed21 chromosome 4, ASM2621246v1, whole genome shotgun sequence:
- the LOC130811297 gene encoding serine/threonine-protein kinase BSK3-like isoform X1 — protein MGAQGSKLGTCCLGSPKTAVLEVPDVVTGNEEDNGLSLPAFREFTYEQLKNATSSFAVENIVSEHGEKAPNVVYKGKLENQTRIAVKRFNRSAWPDARQFLEEARSVGQLRNQKLANLLGCCCENDERLLVAEYMPNSTLAKHLFHWDAQPMKWAMRLRVVFHLAQALEYCTTRGRSLYHDLNAYRILFDADCNPRLSCFGLMKNSRDGKSYSTNLAFTPPEYLRTGRITPESVIYSFGTLLLDLISGKHIPPSHALDLIRDRNLQMLTDSCLEGQFSNDDGTELVRLASRCLHYEPQERPNTRSLISALTPLQKEIEVPSHVLMGVPHSASSLPLSALGDACVRRDLTAIHEILDTLGYKDDEGVANELSFQMWTDQMQQSLESKKKGDSSFKQKDFKSAIERYTQFIDGGMVSPTVHARRSLSYLMSDMPQPALEDAMQAQVISPVWHIALYLQAAALFALGSDNQAEEALKEATTLEANRTGTDTK, from the exons atgggaGCTCAAGGTTCAAAACTTGGAACATGCTGCTTGGGTTCACCTAAGACTGCAGTGCTTGAGGTTCCTGATGTTG TGACAGGTAATGAGGAGGATAATGGACTTAGTTTACCTGCATTCCGCGAATTTACATATGAGCAACTTAAAAACGCCACATCAAGTTTTGCAGTTGAGAACATTGTGTCGGAGCATGGTGAAAAGGCTCCAAATGTGGTGTATAAAGGGAAGCTAGAGAACCAAACAAGGATAGCTGTTAAGCGCTTCAATAGAAGTGCGTGGCCTGATGCTCGTCAATTCTTG GAAGAGGCTCGGTCTGTTGGTCAGCTTCGAAATCAAAAGTTGGCAAATTTGCTTGGTTGTTGTTGTGAAAATGATGAGAGATTGCTTGTGGCAGAGTATATGCCTAATAGTACCCTAGCAAAACATCTTTTTCATT GGGATGCACAACCAATGAAGTGGGCAATGCGGCTGAGGGTTGTTTTTCATCTTGCTCAAGCTTTGGAATATTGTACAACCAGAGGTCGTTCACTCTATCATGACCTTAATGCATACAGAATTCTGTTTGATGCG GATTGTAACCCCAGACTTTCTTGCTTTGGCTTAATGAAAAATAGTCGAGATGGGAAAAGTTACAGTACAAATCTTGCCTTCACTCCTCCAGAGTATTTGAGAACTG GGAGAATAACTCCAGAGAGTGTAATATATAGCTTTGGTACTCTGCTGCTTGACCTCATTAGTGGAAAGCACATTCCCCCAAGTCAT GCCCTGGACTTGATAAGGGATCGAAATCTTCAGATGCTGACTGATTCTTGCTTAGAAGGACAATTTTCCAATGATGATGGTACTGAGTTGGTACGACTTGCTTCCCGATGTTTGCATTATGAGCCACAAGAACGGCCAAACACTCGGTCACTGATCTCAGCCTTGACCCCTCTTCAGAAGGAAATTGAG GTTCCTTCTCATGTTTTAATGGGTGTCCCGCACAGTGCTTCATCCTTGCCTCTATCTGCTCTGGGTGATGCATGTGTAAGAAGGGATTTGACTGCTATTCACGAAATCTTGGATACACTCGGATATAAAGATGACGAAGGAGTGGCTAATGAG CTTTCTTTTCAAATGTGGACTGATCAAATGCAGCAATCTTTGGAATCAAAGAAAAAGGGTGATAGTAGCTTCAAGCAGAAAGATTTCAAGTCTGCAATTGAACGATACACACAg TTCATTGATGGCGGTATGGTTTCTCCAACAGTTCATGCACGCCGTAGTCTCTCATATCTAATGAGCGACATGCCTCAGCCAGCATTGGAAGACGCAATGCAAGCTCAAGTGATTTCACCTGTGTGGCACATTGCTTTATACCTTCAAGCTGCCGCTCTTTTTGCCCTTGGATCAGATAACCAGGCTGAAGAGGCTCTTAAAGAGGCCACTACTCTTGAAGCCAATAGGACAGGTACTGATACAAAGTAA
- the LOC130811297 gene encoding serine/threonine-protein kinase BSK3-like isoform X2, which yields MGAQGSKLGTCCLGSPKTAVLEVPDVGNEEDNGLSLPAFREFTYEQLKNATSSFAVENIVSEHGEKAPNVVYKGKLENQTRIAVKRFNRSAWPDARQFLEEARSVGQLRNQKLANLLGCCCENDERLLVAEYMPNSTLAKHLFHWDAQPMKWAMRLRVVFHLAQALEYCTTRGRSLYHDLNAYRILFDADCNPRLSCFGLMKNSRDGKSYSTNLAFTPPEYLRTGRITPESVIYSFGTLLLDLISGKHIPPSHALDLIRDRNLQMLTDSCLEGQFSNDDGTELVRLASRCLHYEPQERPNTRSLISALTPLQKEIEVPSHVLMGVPHSASSLPLSALGDACVRRDLTAIHEILDTLGYKDDEGVANELSFQMWTDQMQQSLESKKKGDSSFKQKDFKSAIERYTQFIDGGMVSPTVHARRSLSYLMSDMPQPALEDAMQAQVISPVWHIALYLQAAALFALGSDNQAEEALKEATTLEANRTGTDTK from the exons atgggaGCTCAAGGTTCAAAACTTGGAACATGCTGCTTGGGTTCACCTAAGACTGCAGTGCTTGAGGTTCCTGATGTTG GTAATGAGGAGGATAATGGACTTAGTTTACCTGCATTCCGCGAATTTACATATGAGCAACTTAAAAACGCCACATCAAGTTTTGCAGTTGAGAACATTGTGTCGGAGCATGGTGAAAAGGCTCCAAATGTGGTGTATAAAGGGAAGCTAGAGAACCAAACAAGGATAGCTGTTAAGCGCTTCAATAGAAGTGCGTGGCCTGATGCTCGTCAATTCTTG GAAGAGGCTCGGTCTGTTGGTCAGCTTCGAAATCAAAAGTTGGCAAATTTGCTTGGTTGTTGTTGTGAAAATGATGAGAGATTGCTTGTGGCAGAGTATATGCCTAATAGTACCCTAGCAAAACATCTTTTTCATT GGGATGCACAACCAATGAAGTGGGCAATGCGGCTGAGGGTTGTTTTTCATCTTGCTCAAGCTTTGGAATATTGTACAACCAGAGGTCGTTCACTCTATCATGACCTTAATGCATACAGAATTCTGTTTGATGCG GATTGTAACCCCAGACTTTCTTGCTTTGGCTTAATGAAAAATAGTCGAGATGGGAAAAGTTACAGTACAAATCTTGCCTTCACTCCTCCAGAGTATTTGAGAACTG GGAGAATAACTCCAGAGAGTGTAATATATAGCTTTGGTACTCTGCTGCTTGACCTCATTAGTGGAAAGCACATTCCCCCAAGTCAT GCCCTGGACTTGATAAGGGATCGAAATCTTCAGATGCTGACTGATTCTTGCTTAGAAGGACAATTTTCCAATGATGATGGTACTGAGTTGGTACGACTTGCTTCCCGATGTTTGCATTATGAGCCACAAGAACGGCCAAACACTCGGTCACTGATCTCAGCCTTGACCCCTCTTCAGAAGGAAATTGAG GTTCCTTCTCATGTTTTAATGGGTGTCCCGCACAGTGCTTCATCCTTGCCTCTATCTGCTCTGGGTGATGCATGTGTAAGAAGGGATTTGACTGCTATTCACGAAATCTTGGATACACTCGGATATAAAGATGACGAAGGAGTGGCTAATGAG CTTTCTTTTCAAATGTGGACTGATCAAATGCAGCAATCTTTGGAATCAAAGAAAAAGGGTGATAGTAGCTTCAAGCAGAAAGATTTCAAGTCTGCAATTGAACGATACACACAg TTCATTGATGGCGGTATGGTTTCTCCAACAGTTCATGCACGCCGTAGTCTCTCATATCTAATGAGCGACATGCCTCAGCCAGCATTGGAAGACGCAATGCAAGCTCAAGTGATTTCACCTGTGTGGCACATTGCTTTATACCTTCAAGCTGCCGCTCTTTTTGCCCTTGGATCAGATAACCAGGCTGAAGAGGCTCTTAAAGAGGCCACTACTCTTGAAGCCAATAGGACAGGTACTGATACAAAGTAA
- the LOC130811298 gene encoding uncharacterized protein LOC130811298, whose amino-acid sequence MASSVQPTVPSSTTPTTTNTHQNQIPAVSNLPPQPIYPSSIANNTNFNSKKRPLDHLYLLQSSPYFKMRTILNELRPLFLEVLRVPNFQSSEAVGRIQEKMKIMVDLCREQQKAEKVPVSSGASWVQKPADQERRFPVGSNLEKQTQGINKITGTYIVGGSAFGWNFITFHGTKPEYYGRTKEAFRAGK is encoded by the exons ATGGCGTCTTCAGTACAACCCACAGTACCCTCTTCAACTACTCCAACCACAACAAATACCCACCAAAATCAAATTCCAGCAGTATCAAATCTCCCGCCACAACCAATTTATCCTTCTTCGATTGCAAATAACACTAATTTCAACTCCAAAAAGAGACCTTTAGATCATCTTTACCTTCTTCAAAGTTCTCCTTACTTTAAGATGCGTACTATTCTCAATGAACTTCGACCTCTTTTTCTTGag GTTCTTCGTGTTCCTAATTTTCAGTCATCTGAGGCTGTCGGCAGAATTCAAGAAA AAATGAAGATTATGGTGGATTTATGTAGAGAGCAGCAGAAAGCAGAGAAAGTTCCTGTGTCCAGCGGAGCAAGCTGGGTTCAGAAGCCCGCTGATCAAGAAAGACGCTTTCCGGTTGGGAGTAACTTAGAAAAACAGACACAGGGCATTAACAAAATCACTGGAACCTATATTGTTGGTGGTTCTGCCTTTGGCTGGAATTTTATCACATTTCATGGAACCAAACCCGAGTATTATGGTAGAACTAAGGAGGCATTTCGAGCAGGTAAATAA